A stretch of the Archangium violaceum genome encodes the following:
- a CDS encoding alpha/beta fold hydrolase, giving the protein MTLQLAAPDRTRHIAREDGRRVGWSEWGSARGTPVLFCTGAAMTSSFGFGAEAIQELGVRLLCVDRAGLGGSAPDPNKSLESYARDVEAVLRSEGIARPPVIGFSQGAPFAVALAGSDVVSAVAIVSGQDELAYPPTRQMLHPDVAGLVTAIEKDREGFEASFAARVDAEGLWALIIAMSAPEDRAIYDEPAFSTAYRRSLAEGFAQGPGGYVRDLTLAMSRWPTQPETITVPVSLWYGKRDTSTVHSPDFGETLSTRFPKATLHAFPDEGGALLWTRSREILGDLLKAG; this is encoded by the coding sequence ATGACCCTTCAACTCGCTGCTCCGGACCGCACCCGCCACATCGCTCGTGAGGATGGAAGGCGCGTGGGCTGGTCCGAGTGGGGCTCCGCTCGAGGAACTCCGGTTCTCTTCTGCACCGGCGCGGCCATGACCAGCTCCTTTGGATTCGGTGCGGAGGCCATCCAGGAGCTGGGCGTGCGGCTGCTCTGCGTCGATCGCGCGGGGCTCGGCGGGTCGGCGCCGGACCCGAACAAGAGCCTTGAGAGCTACGCCCGGGATGTCGAGGCCGTGCTGCGATCCGAGGGAATCGCGCGGCCACCTGTCATTGGATTCTCCCAGGGCGCTCCCTTCGCCGTCGCCCTCGCTGGCTCGGATGTCGTCTCGGCCGTTGCCATCGTCTCCGGTCAGGATGAGCTCGCGTACCCACCGACGAGGCAGATGCTTCATCCAGACGTCGCCGGACTGGTCACGGCGATCGAGAAGGATCGGGAGGGCTTCGAGGCCTCGTTCGCCGCACGCGTGGACGCGGAAGGGCTATGGGCGCTCATCATCGCCATGAGCGCACCAGAGGATCGTGCCATCTACGACGAGCCCGCGTTCTCCACCGCGTACCGGCGGTCCCTGGCCGAGGGCTTCGCGCAGGGACCCGGTGGATACGTCCGCGACCTCACCCTGGCCATGAGCCGTTGGCCGACACAGCCCGAGACCATCACCGTGCCCGTGAGCCTCTGGTACGGAAAGCGCGACACGAGCACCGTCCACTCCCCGGACTTCGGAGAGACCCTGAGCACACGCTTCCCGAAGGCAACCCTGCATGCCTTTCCCGACGAAGGCGGCGCGCTCCTGTGGACCCGGAGCCGGGAAATCCTCGGCGACTTGCTGAAGGCGGGTTGA
- a CDS encoding FG-GAP repeat domain-containing protein — protein MGDFNGDGAPDVAVNAGGRNFTSRYVSGTGEFLLLLNDGSGGLRKGPARLSLSRGSRIAAGDAEGDGDLDVLVGSRHGASLLVGNGNGTFSAQVVTVGDGLVSSLGFWSGSSGAPLAWALGNYSRRDGSTTEAGFGLLRHFGDGRFESSSLLHENGNPLIGITQDSLLAAVADYNEDGFPDVVFDDALTREGRTAHVFFGDSAGRVRAGGVLPWTGVSRLYTADFNRDGHADLLTADTHFLRVYLGNGQGDFSEASSVELGQEVSDMAVVDLGTDNLPDVVALHGAAGTVSLLRGAGEGKLAPHSQLAVGRDPSAAATADLDGNGTLELLIAEADDNAVSVYAIPTEPVQESPVSSWCPLDSVPADASVPSSASPLAEVDTGGATSKAAVGDFDGDGRKDLALALPEQGARLVLNPGSGTFTTWDVLEDHQVSTLTAGDFDGDGRSDIAASLYDGFDHHDVTVVWNDVAAPFENRLSLGVSDGPGGLLAADFNRDGHVDLAVSFQGFCIGHAERFTNLGDGTFSAVRLKDYNYEPDDTCPSIGEPLAGDFNGDGTLDLIHTTLGINLNPTAADGSLLPGYGFVGRGPFLGVSDVNGDGRVDLVQQASNTGGVSLYLGDGHGSLLAPIPCPLAAGNKTIALEDLNADGLTDVAGTSADGTGLWVALGKGQGGWNPPRSYAPGAQVEWVKPVDLLGDERPELLMLLRSGRLLVYPTPGN, from the coding sequence GTGGGTGATTTCAACGGCGATGGCGCGCCCGACGTGGCCGTCAACGCGGGGGGGCGCAACTTCACGAGCCGGTACGTGAGCGGTACGGGGGAGTTCCTCCTGCTGCTCAACGATGGAAGTGGTGGACTCCGGAAGGGGCCGGCGCGACTGTCCTTGAGCCGAGGCAGCCGCATCGCGGCCGGTGATGCGGAGGGTGATGGCGACCTGGACGTGTTGGTGGGGTCCCGTCACGGGGCGAGTCTGTTGGTTGGGAACGGGAATGGCACCTTCTCGGCGCAGGTCGTCACCGTGGGCGATGGCCTCGTCTCCAGCCTGGGCTTCTGGAGTGGAAGCTCCGGTGCTCCCCTCGCGTGGGCCCTGGGGAACTACTCGCGGAGGGATGGGTCGACCACCGAGGCCGGGTTCGGTCTGCTGCGTCATTTTGGAGACGGCCGCTTCGAGTCCTCCTCCCTCCTTCATGAGAACGGAAACCCGTTGATTGGCATCACGCAGGATTCGTTGTTGGCCGCGGTCGCTGATTACAACGAGGATGGCTTCCCGGATGTCGTGTTCGACGACGCCCTGACACGGGAAGGGCGGACAGCGCATGTCTTCTTCGGGGACAGCGCGGGCCGGGTCCGTGCGGGTGGCGTCCTGCCCTGGACCGGGGTCAGCCGCCTGTACACCGCGGACTTCAACCGTGACGGGCACGCGGATCTCCTCACGGCGGACACGCACTTCCTCCGGGTGTACCTGGGCAATGGCCAGGGTGACTTCTCCGAGGCCTCCTCGGTGGAGCTCGGGCAGGAGGTGAGTGATATGGCCGTGGTGGACCTCGGCACCGACAACCTCCCCGACGTGGTGGCCCTGCACGGCGCGGCGGGGACGGTGTCGCTCCTGCGCGGCGCTGGCGAAGGAAAGCTCGCACCGCACAGTCAACTGGCGGTGGGTCGGGATCCGAGTGCCGCCGCTACCGCCGACCTGGATGGAAACGGGACGCTCGAACTCCTGATCGCGGAGGCGGACGACAACGCCGTGTCCGTGTATGCCATCCCGACCGAGCCCGTCCAGGAGTCGCCCGTCTCCTCCTGGTGCCCGCTGGATTCTGTTCCGGCGGACGCCTCGGTCCCCTCGTCCGCGTCCCCGCTGGCGGAGGTGGACACAGGGGGCGCAACCTCGAAGGCGGCCGTGGGGGACTTCGATGGGGATGGTCGGAAGGATCTCGCGCTCGCGTTGCCGGAGCAGGGAGCGCGGTTGGTATTGAACCCAGGGAGCGGAACCTTCACGACCTGGGACGTCCTCGAGGACCATCAGGTGTCCACGCTCACCGCGGGCGACTTCGACGGCGATGGCCGGAGTGACATCGCGGCTTCCCTGTACGACGGGTTCGATCATCATGACGTGACCGTGGTGTGGAACGACGTGGCGGCTCCCTTCGAGAACAGATTGTCACTCGGTGTCTCGGACGGCCCCGGCGGGTTGCTGGCCGCGGATTTCAACCGCGATGGGCACGTGGATCTGGCTGTGTCGTTCCAGGGGTTCTGCATCGGGCATGCGGAACGCTTCACCAACCTGGGCGACGGCACGTTCAGCGCGGTCCGTCTGAAGGATTACAACTACGAACCGGATGACACCTGTCCATCGATTGGAGAGCCACTTGCCGGGGACTTCAATGGGGACGGCACGTTGGATCTCATCCACACGACGCTGGGAATCAATCTCAACCCCACCGCCGCGGATGGGAGCCTGCTCCCCGGATATGGGTTCGTGGGCAGGGGTCCCTTCCTCGGGGTCTCGGATGTGAATGGCGATGGGCGGGTGGATCTGGTGCAACAAGCTTCGAACACGGGTGGTGTGAGCCTGTACCTCGGTGATGGGCATGGGTCGTTGTTGGCGCCCATCCCGTGCCCGTTGGCCGCGGGGAACAAGACGATCGCGCTGGAGGACCTGAACGCCGATGGGCTCACGGATGTCGCGGGCACTTCCGCCGATGGGACCGGGCTGTGGGTGGCGCTCGGGAAGGGCCAGGGCGGATGGAATCCGCCGCGGAGCTACGCGCCGGGCGCCCAGGTCGAGTGGGTGAAGCCCGTGGACCTGCTCGGAGACGAGCGCCCCGAGCTCCTCATGTTGCTGCGCTCGGGCCGGCTGCTGGTGTACCCCACGCCTGGGAATTGA
- a CDS encoding alpha/beta fold hydrolase, whose amino-acid sequence MEHHYAEFNGIRMHYVTHGTGKPLVLLHGFPEYWGVWRGLMRELEREYQLIAPDLRGYNLTSKPEGVEHYRIQHLVADVRGLADHLGLERFNLLVQDWGALVGWNFLLRHPERVERFMTIDITHPALFLRDLRTNPQQQKASQYMLLFRQPGAAEDYFHANDFAAGRQEIFGDARRHGALLSAEQEEEWVEVWKQPGALTAGFNYYRAAELGPPDGKGHPGGGNMLDDLNPEQFLVRAPVLVMWAEKDTALLQCGLEGLEQYVPDLTIRRVPDATHWLSLEKPAVVAQHVREFLAR is encoded by the coding sequence ATGGAGCATCACTACGCGGAGTTCAACGGCATCCGTATGCATTATGTCACCCACGGCACCGGCAAGCCCCTGGTGCTGCTGCACGGATTCCCGGAGTACTGGGGCGTGTGGAGAGGGCTCATGCGGGAGCTGGAGCGGGAGTATCAGCTCATCGCTCCGGACCTGCGCGGCTACAACCTCACCTCCAAGCCGGAGGGGGTGGAGCACTACCGCATCCAGCACCTGGTGGCGGACGTGCGTGGGCTGGCGGACCACCTGGGTCTCGAGCGGTTCAACCTCCTGGTCCAGGACTGGGGGGCCTTGGTGGGCTGGAACTTCCTGCTTCGCCATCCCGAGCGGGTGGAACGTTTCATGACCATTGACATCACGCACCCGGCGCTCTTCCTCCGGGATCTGCGCACCAATCCCCAACAGCAGAAGGCCAGCCAGTACATGCTGCTCTTCCGCCAACCGGGAGCGGCCGAGGACTACTTCCATGCGAATGACTTCGCCGCGGGGAGGCAGGAAATCTTCGGGGATGCCCGGCGGCACGGGGCGCTACTGTCGGCGGAGCAGGAGGAGGAGTGGGTGGAGGTCTGGAAGCAGCCAGGCGCGCTCACCGCCGGCTTCAATTACTACCGGGCAGCGGAACTGGGGCCACCCGATGGCAAGGGGCATCCGGGCGGCGGCAATATGTTGGATGACCTGAATCCCGAGCAGTTCCTCGTGCGCGCGCCGGTGCTCGTGATGTGGGCGGAGAAAGATACCGCGTTACTGCAGTGCGGCCTGGAGGGGCTCGAGCAGTATGTGCCGGATCTCACCATCCGCCGCGTGCCGGATGCGACGCATTGGCTCTCGCTGGAGAAACCCGCCGTCGTGGCCCAGCACGTGCGTGAGTTCCTCGCTCGTTAA
- a CDS encoding DEAD/DEAH box helicase produces the protein MRTPTDRYLPPDHDAFISAEPPTGRVIVIAPTRAACETIELALGLNLETYLEKHHGPRVRELAREGKGFGIVAGTGTGKTLAIRLIAEELVGQGGAAPLRVGVVNREREATPDTPSWNVIIVTTGIARRWFQNGDILPHDTLVIDEIHQTSAELELCLALGKRVGCRFIWLSATVDPALYARYLNSVDVLEVRAFDPRKVATVVVEDRQPLAFLDEAFLRAVEQEQRGVGLFLPTRAAVEQAALHVRTLWPSIHAAYYHGGEPIRVIRPFLEGTASRPYVIAMTAAGQSALNVQGLDTIVIDDTRFANLVERGRNVLTRVHLGNNELLQMAGRVHGRVEGGRVFILSNRDIDFFALQPTEPEFQLAGDPERVALTAAALGVRADELDLPVPLDRIAYRRVFQRLRERNIVDERGRLSPYGRAVEALPVERAWAELIVNAEDALLPFLAVCSAIESLHRMTREERDLEGVLVAGSDHLTAYNLYADAYREAGFMGEVYGLTRHLFHPEKVERWAERRGVLVKAIEDAALVMASVYRSVGASLPEHMPFAEEPVHRRFADLLACFMPFDLVIDERTASGEQARVAKTSVCGSWGAVAGMLRYFADRSGTQHASIEGTHIPLDVLRKYARRTDAELVYDSWHMSLVLDWRVEYSGFELEREVEVLRAWGPELADRARHALAEAMARGEAEHPAVRRNQPAIDEVRELWRRSGGRTAKLGVPELTALYEERLEGVTTMDEFHARPLTLDLDALVPPETREELLSLPDEVFIRDREVELDYEVEQDEAGQPVGVVRLHLPEKLARTLVEEELPLFDRPVRFVVGRGRRGALRANTLLELQELLDLPWMPDELEAARDEGGGGRAGRGKGARRPKPRQ, from the coding sequence GTGCGTACGCCAACCGACCGCTATCTGCCGCCCGACCATGACGCCTTCATCTCCGCCGAGCCACCGACGGGGCGCGTCATCGTCATCGCCCCCACTCGCGCGGCGTGCGAGACGATCGAGCTCGCGCTCGGGCTGAACCTCGAGACCTACCTCGAGAAGCACCACGGGCCGCGAGTGCGCGAGCTGGCCCGCGAGGGCAAGGGCTTCGGTATCGTGGCCGGAACGGGGACGGGAAAGACGCTCGCCATCCGGCTCATCGCCGAGGAGCTCGTCGGCCAGGGAGGCGCGGCCCCGCTCAGGGTCGGCGTGGTGAACCGCGAGCGCGAGGCGACGCCCGACACCCCCTCCTGGAACGTCATCATCGTGACGACCGGCATCGCGCGGCGCTGGTTCCAGAACGGCGACATCCTGCCGCACGACACGCTCGTCATCGACGAAATCCACCAGACGTCGGCGGAGCTCGAGCTCTGCCTCGCGCTCGGCAAGCGCGTGGGCTGTCGCTTCATCTGGCTCTCCGCCACCGTCGACCCGGCGCTCTACGCGCGCTACCTGAACAGCGTTGACGTGCTCGAGGTCCGGGCATTCGATCCGCGGAAGGTGGCCACCGTCGTGGTCGAGGACAGACAACCGCTCGCGTTCCTCGACGAGGCGTTCCTCCGCGCCGTGGAGCAGGAGCAACGCGGGGTGGGCCTCTTCCTCCCCACGCGCGCGGCGGTCGAGCAGGCGGCACTGCACGTACGCACTCTCTGGCCGAGCATCCACGCGGCGTACTACCACGGCGGGGAGCCCATACGTGTCATCCGGCCGTTCCTCGAGGGAACGGCGAGCCGACCCTACGTCATCGCCATGACGGCCGCGGGACAGAGCGCACTCAACGTCCAGGGGCTCGACACCATCGTCATCGATGACACGCGCTTCGCCAATCTCGTCGAGCGCGGGCGCAACGTGCTCACGCGCGTCCACCTCGGGAACAACGAGCTGCTCCAGATGGCCGGGCGGGTGCACGGCCGCGTGGAGGGCGGGCGCGTCTTCATCCTGAGCAACCGCGACATCGACTTCTTCGCCCTCCAGCCGACGGAGCCCGAGTTCCAGCTCGCTGGCGACCCGGAGCGCGTGGCGCTCACCGCCGCGGCCCTCGGCGTGAGGGCCGATGAGCTGGACCTCCCCGTGCCGCTCGACCGCATCGCCTATCGCCGCGTGTTCCAGCGGCTGCGGGAGCGCAACATCGTCGACGAGCGGGGACGGCTCTCGCCCTACGGTCGCGCGGTCGAGGCCCTCCCCGTGGAGCGGGCCTGGGCGGAGTTGATCGTCAACGCGGAGGACGCACTGCTCCCCTTCCTCGCCGTGTGCAGCGCGATCGAGTCGCTCCATCGCATGACGCGTGAGGAGCGCGACCTGGAGGGGGTACTCGTCGCCGGGAGCGATCACCTCACCGCCTACAACCTCTACGCCGACGCTTACCGCGAGGCGGGCTTCATGGGAGAGGTGTACGGACTCACGCGCCACCTGTTCCACCCGGAGAAGGTGGAGCGCTGGGCCGAGCGGCGTGGCGTGCTGGTGAAGGCCATCGAGGACGCGGCGCTGGTGATGGCGAGTGTCTATCGGAGCGTGGGCGCCAGCCTGCCCGAGCACATGCCATTCGCGGAGGAGCCCGTACACCGCCGCTTCGCCGACCTGCTCGCGTGCTTCATGCCCTTCGACCTCGTCATCGACGAGCGGACGGCCTCGGGCGAACAGGCTCGCGTCGCGAAGACGAGCGTGTGCGGAAGCTGGGGCGCGGTGGCGGGGATGCTCCGCTACTTCGCCGACCGCTCCGGTACGCAGCATGCGTCCATCGAGGGCACGCACATCCCGCTCGACGTGCTGAGGAAGTACGCGCGTCGCACCGATGCCGAGCTCGTCTACGACTCGTGGCACATGTCGCTCGTGCTCGACTGGCGCGTGGAATACTCCGGCTTCGAACTGGAGCGCGAGGTCGAGGTGCTCCGCGCGTGGGGGCCGGAGCTGGCCGACCGCGCACGCCACGCGCTCGCGGAGGCGATGGCACGTGGCGAGGCCGAGCACCCGGCGGTGCGCCGCAACCAGCCGGCGATCGATGAAGTGCGCGAGCTGTGGCGCCGCTCGGGCGGACGCACGGCGAAGCTCGGAGTGCCGGAGTTGACCGCCCTCTACGAAGAACGACTCGAGGGGGTTACCACGATGGACGAGTTCCACGCGCGCCCGCTGACGCTCGACCTGGACGCACTGGTGCCGCCCGAGACACGCGAGGAGCTGCTGTCGTTGCCGGACGAGGTGTTCATCCGCGACCGGGAGGTGGAGCTGGACTACGAGGTGGAGCAGGACGAGGCGGGGCAACCCGTCGGTGTGGTACGGCTCCACCTGCCTGAGAAGCTCGCACGCACGCTCGTGGAGGAGGAGCTTCCGCTGTTCGACCGGCCGGTGCGCTTCGTCGTGGGCCGCGGCCGGCGTGGTGCCCTGCGCGCCAACACGCTGCTCGAGTTGCAGGAGCTCCTCGACCTGCCGTGGATGCCCGACGAGCTCGAGGCAGCGCGCGACGAAGGCGGCGGTGGACGAGCCGGGCGGGGCAAGGGGGCCCGGCGCCCGAAGCCTCGTCAATGA
- the hflX gene encoding GTPase HflX: MPPISGNTPGLKPSQLKRLEATYRRRVRPEEVTSPELARHLTELSLEISRQVGALINRRGDIEHVIVGDASKLELPEMGRVRAGDTRLRGLRLVHTHLKDEPLTPDDLTDLVLLRLDLVCAIVTRPEGLPGRVYLGYLDPEATGERAKFWKTEMVDDVHGLDFDPVARAEEIEAAFGRSIAGREIATQGRAILVGVATDDRRQADASMAELKELARTAGVHVLDTFIQTRTKIDPRFVIGRGKLEELNLRAMQLFADTIIFDHDMTPSQARHIADHTNLKVLDRTQLILDIFAQHAHTAEGRLQVELAQLRYRLPRLAQRDEGLSRLAGGIGGRGPGETKLEIDRRRVRDRITMLEKRIDALSASRQVRRQQRARHEVPVISIVGYTNAGKSTLLNRLTNSDVVAENKLFATLDPSSRRLRFPRDREVIITDTVGFIRELPRTLVNAFRATLEELTDADLLLHVVDASDPEHPQQIEAVERILRSLDLHELPRLLVYNKSELLEGGVDGYVAHSTAQARDGIPISAETGEGLTELLHRVEELLWREGKSLTTSGVSIQDEPHPHH; this comes from the coding sequence ATTCCTCCCATCAGCGGAAATACCCCGGGACTCAAGCCGAGTCAGTTGAAGCGTCTGGAGGCGACCTACCGTCGCCGGGTACGACCCGAAGAGGTGACGAGTCCCGAGCTCGCTCGCCACCTTACCGAGCTCTCCCTCGAGATAAGCCGACAGGTGGGGGCGCTCATCAACCGGCGCGGTGACATCGAGCACGTCATCGTGGGGGATGCGTCCAAGCTGGAGCTTCCCGAGATGGGGCGCGTCCGCGCGGGTGACACGCGTCTGCGCGGGCTGCGTCTCGTCCACACCCATTTGAAGGACGAGCCTCTCACGCCCGACGACCTCACCGATCTCGTCCTGCTCCGGCTCGACCTCGTCTGTGCGATCGTGACACGGCCCGAGGGTCTTCCGGGTAGGGTCTACCTCGGTTACCTCGATCCCGAGGCGACCGGCGAGCGCGCGAAGTTCTGGAAGACCGAGATGGTCGATGACGTCCATGGGCTCGATTTCGATCCCGTGGCCAGGGCCGAGGAGATCGAGGCTGCTTTCGGCCGCTCGATCGCCGGCCGGGAAATCGCCACCCAGGGGCGCGCCATTCTCGTCGGTGTCGCGACCGACGACCGCAGGCAGGCAGATGCCTCGATGGCCGAATTGAAGGAGCTGGCTCGCACGGCCGGTGTCCATGTCCTCGACACATTCATCCAGACGCGGACGAAGATCGATCCTCGCTTCGTCATCGGTCGAGGGAAGCTCGAGGAGCTGAACCTCCGGGCGATGCAGCTGTTCGCGGACACGATCATCTTCGACCACGACATGACGCCGTCCCAGGCCCGGCACATCGCCGACCATACGAACCTGAAGGTGCTGGACCGCACCCAGCTCATCCTCGACATCTTCGCTCAGCACGCGCACACCGCGGAGGGCCGGTTGCAGGTCGAGCTCGCCCAGCTCAGGTACAGGCTGCCGCGCCTCGCCCAGCGGGATGAAGGCCTCTCCCGGCTCGCGGGCGGCATTGGCGGACGAGGTCCTGGCGAGACGAAGCTCGAGATCGATCGTCGTCGCGTGCGCGATCGCATCACGATGCTCGAGAAGCGAATCGACGCGCTGAGCGCCAGCCGGCAGGTCCGCCGCCAGCAGCGTGCACGGCACGAAGTGCCGGTCATCTCGATCGTCGGCTACACGAACGCAGGCAAGTCCACGCTCCTCAACCGGCTGACGAACTCGGACGTCGTGGCGGAGAACAAGCTGTTCGCCACGCTGGATCCGAGCAGCCGGAGGTTGCGCTTCCCACGCGATCGCGAGGTGATCATCACCGACACGGTGGGCTTCATCCGCGAGCTGCCCCGGACGCTGGTGAATGCCTTCCGCGCCACGCTCGAGGAGCTCACCGATGCCGACCTGCTCCTCCACGTGGTGGATGCTTCGGACCCGGAGCATCCGCAGCAGATCGAGGCCGTCGAGCGCATCCTCAGGAGCCTCGACCTGCACGAACTGCCGCGCCTGCTCGTCTACAACAAGAGCGAGCTCCTCGAAGGGGGCGTGGATGGGTATGTGGCCCACTCCACCGCGCAGGCCCGGGATGGCATCCCGATCAGCGCGGAGACGGGAGAGGGGTTGACGGAGCTCCTCCACCGGGTCGAGGAGCTGCTATGGCGCGAGGGCAAGTCGCTCACGACCAGCGGTGTCTCCATCCAGGATGAGCCGCATCCTCATCATTGA